TGCGGGGATTCTCTACGCCTTTCAGGTGCCGCGTCGCGGGCGTGACTTGCTGGGTTTTCTCTTCGGGATGGGGCTGCTGTTCACGGGATTGTTCACGCTTCAGGACTACGGGGAGGATTTTCAGAACTTCGTCTGGTTCCGGCATATCATGGAGGCCACAGCGGGCCAGTACCTGCTGGTGTTTGCCGCCGGGTGCGCGCTGACGGTTATCGCGCAGTCCGGTAACGCCGTCATCCTCGTCACCATCGTGCTGGCTCAGGCCGGTCTGATGGGCCGCCTGGAGGCGCTGATGGCGATCTACGGGGTCAACCTCGGAGCGAGCCTGATCACGCATCTGCTCACACTTCGCCTCAAGGGCACGCCCAAGCAGATGGCGATGTTCCAGGTTTACTACGGGTGGATCGGTACGCTGATCCTGGTGCCGCTGTTTTTCATCGAGGTGTGGGGCGGAGTGCCGCTGGTAGCGGCGTTTCTGGACCGGTTTTCGACCTCGCTCTCGACCGAGATGGCCGTGGCCAACCTGCTCTACTGCGTGCTGACGACGCTTGTAATCATGCCGCTGGAGGGGCCGCTCTCGCGCTGGCTCAACCGCGCCTATCCGCCCCCGGTGGACGAGGATGCCAGCCGCCCGAAGTTCCTCTATCCCCGCTGCGAGGCCCAGCCGGAAACCTGCCTGGACCTGATCGAGATGGAGCAGACGCGGCTCGGTGAGCAGCTCGGGCGCTACCTCCGGCTCGACCCGCACTCAAACTTCCTGAGCGAGGAGGCACGGGCCATCCACGAGAGCTGCCAGAGCCTGCGCGGCACGATCGAGCATTACCTTCAATTGCTTGTCCATCAGTCACTTGCCACGGATACCGTTCACCGGGTCGGCATCCTGAACGAGCGGCTGGACGTCTACGGAGCGCTGGAGGCAGAGTTTTATAAAACCCTGCCCCGTGCCAAGGTCCTCGCCCGGCGGCGGGACACCAGCGGCGGGCGGCTCTATGAGGGCTTCGAGGCGGCTGCCTTGACGGTGCTGGACGCGGTCGAGTCTCGCAGCGCGGACGATATTGCCCTGGCCCTGTTGATCACAGAGGACGGCAGCGATACGCTCTCGCGCCTGCGACAGGGCGTGGTGGAGACGACTCGCGAGGTCGCCCCGCGTGAGCAGGCCGAGCTGCTTCAGCTCGTGGCCGGTGTGGAGCGGCTGATCTGGCTCTCGAACTCTCTGGTACGCTCGCTTGAGCACGCTGCCACCCGGCCTGTTCTCAAGGCTGACGCCGGTTGAGGCCGCTGCTAAATTTTTGTCAGTGTGCGCGAGGGCGCGCTTGATCGCGTTTTTACGTTGCCAAGCCCTGTGGCGGTGCTCAAAAGTTGCGCTCTTTTAAACACTTGAACCCACAGACAGACATGTCCGAAGAACTCACCGGAAACATTTTGATCATCCAGGACGGCGAACCCACCGCCACCGTTAATTCAACCCTGGCTGGCGCCGTCACCGAGGCGCTGAACCACGGCTGTATCGAGGAGATCTACGGCGGGCTCAACGGCCTGCGTGGCCTCATGAACGAGGAGATCATCGATCTGGCCGAAGAATCCCAGCAAGTGATCCGCGGCCTGCGTGTCACCCCCGGCGCTGCTTTGGGTGTCAGCCGCGGTGCTGTCCGTCGCCCCGAAGAATTTGAGCGCATCCTGACGGTGCTCGAGGCCCACAACATCTGCTTCCTGCTGATCATCGGCGATCGCGAGACGATCGAAGCCGGTGCCCGCCTGAGCGAAATGGCCGAAGCCAAGGGCTCCAGCCTCCGCGTCATCGGGATGCCCAAGTCCCTGACCAACGAGCTTTCCGTCACCGACCACTGCCCCGGCTATGGCAGCGTGGCCAAGCTCATCGCCACCACCGTAAAGGAACTGGCCGTCGATGCAGCCTCTCAGGGGAACCATGACCTGGTCTCCATCCTCGAAGTCGGCGGTGGCCACACTGGCTGGTTGGCAGCGGCTTCCTCGCTGGCCAAGCGCCGTAACGAGCCCTCCGATCCGCCTCACCTGATTTTGATGCCCGAGGTTGCTTTCAGCCCCGAGACTTTCGTGGAGCAGGTCAGCCAGATCCTCAAGACCCACAGCTACTGCCAGATCGTGGTGGGCGAAGGCCTTGTGGACAGCGACGGCAACTACCTGGCCACCTCCATCCCTGCGGAAATGGCCTCCCTGCCAACGATCACCAGCCCGCTGGTCTTCCTGCGCACGCTGCTGGAGCAGCACCTCTCGATCAAGGTCCAGGGCGCGCAGCTCGGCTCCACCCAGCGTTGTGGCTCCCATGCCGCTTCCCTGACCGACAGCAACGAAGCTTTCCTCAGCGGCCAGTCGGCTGTCACCGCCGCCGTAGGTGGCGAAACCGGTAAGATGGTTACCCTCTCGCGCGGCGACACCGATACCTACAGCTGCGAAACCGGTCTGGCCTCGCTGGCCGATATCGCTGACAGCAGCAAAACCTTCCCCGCCAACTGGATCAACGAGGACGGAATCAGCATCAGCTACCAGTTTTACAAGTACGCCAGCCCCCTGATGGTCGGCGAAGTGACCGTCCCGTTCGAAAACGGTACGCCTCAGTTCGTCGCCTTGGTCGCCAACCGGGTGGACAAGCGCCTCGAAGCCTATTCGATGGCTTAAAGGGAACTTGGGCCGTTTTGGCCTGACGTATTTTCCGACTCTTACGCTCCCCGCATCTCATGATGCGGGGAGCCCCATTTTCGCCTCTGACTCACCGGACAGCTAGGAGACCCAACGACCATGACATTTCTGGACAGGCTTGAGCGCCGCTTCGGCGGCCTGGCCATCAAGAACCTGACCCTCATCCTGATCATGGGGCAGCTCGCGGTCTTTGGGCTCACGTCTATGGGGGTGCTGTCCACCCAGCAGCTCACCCTGATCCCGGCCTATGTGCTGCAGGGCGAGGTCTGGCGCCTCCTGACCTATCTTTTCATTCCGCCGGCCACGGGCATGATCTTTCTGATCATCGCCTGGTATGTCTTCTTCATGCTGGGGCGGGCGCTGGAGGAGACCTGGGGCGATTTTCGCTATAATCTTTTTATCCTCGTGGGGACACTGGCCACGGCAGTGGCATCTTTCGCCGCACCGGGTCAGGAGACGGGTAATGCCTTTCTCGCCGGTTCGGTCTTTCTGGCTTTTGCCTTTCTGTACCCGAACTTCGAGTTCCTGCTTTTCTTCATCCTGCCGGTTAAGGTCAAGTGGCTGGCTGCCCTGACCTGGGGGATGTATGCCTTCCAGTTCATTGCCGGGCCGGGCTCCACCCGGTTGATGGTTCTCGCCGCCACGGCGAATTTTTTCCTCTTCTTTGGCCCGTCCATGCTCCGGCGTGGCAAGGCCATCAAGCGCCGTCAGGCTTTTGAGCACAAACAGCGCGTCGAGGCCGAGAAGCCCTTCCACCTGTGCTGCATTTGTGGGGCGACAGACAAGACCAAGCCCGACGATCAGTTCTACTACAAGGACGGGCGCGGCTACTGTGAGAAGCACACCGGCCTCATGGATAAGCCCGAGGCCGAACAGCTTGCCGCTGCCGGCGGCCAGTTCCAGAGCGAGTAAACGGGCACCTATCCCCGTTTACAGAGGGGACTGAGGAGGTGGTCGCGAGGCTCGCCGCGTTTAGCTAAAGCCCTGCGTGGCAAATGTCTCTGCACTGAGTCTTACTCGGCGAACCGCTTACTGCGGTGCATTCGGGCCGAAGTCTCCGGGCAGGCGTCCATCGGGATCGGTGTTGTTCATGCCGGCCATCTTGCGGGCGATTTCCCCCTCCAGATAGAGCGAGCGGGTGGGGAAGGCCACAGACAGGCCACGGGCCTTGATGGCGCGCATGATCTTGCAGTTGATGCGCTGGCGCGCGTCCATGTGTACGAGCCACGCGGTGGACTTCGTAAAGTAGTACACGAGAATGTCCAGCGAGCTGTCCCCGAAGTCCGTGAAGTTGACCAAAATGAAGTCTTGATCCACGCCCTCGTCCTCTCGGAGGATCTGGCGGATGTCCTCCACGATGGCTTCCATGTCATCGGCGCTCGTCTCATAGGTGACGCCTACGTACTGCTTGACGCGGCGTTTCGGCATCCGGGACCAGTTGTTGATGTACTCGTTGGCGAGGATGGAGTTCGGGATGGACATCACGGTCTTGGGCCAGGTGCGCACCTTGGTCGAGCGCAGGCCGATCGACTCGACGTCCCCGTCCACCTTGTCCCCGACGATGATCCAGTCTCCGACCTTGAAGGGCCGGTCCAGTACGATCATGAGCGAGCCGAAAAAGTTGGCCACGGTATCCTTTGAGGCCAGGGCGATCGCCGCGCCGCCGATACCGAGGGTGGCGAAGATCCCCGCCACGTTGTAGCCCATGTTATCGATGATCATGAGCGCGCCCACGCACAGGATAAAGGCCTTCGTGGTCTTTCTGAGCAGCGGGATGAAGCCGAAAAGCGCCGACTTCTTGTCTTTGATGCGACTGCCCAGCACATTGGCGAATACATCGGTCAGCCGCAGCATCGCCCATACGATCAGGAGCATCGTGCCCCCGTGGAACATGTTCTGGATCAGCAGGGCGATGGTCGTGTCCAGCGGCAGGATGGCCAGCGAGACATAGATGCCGATGCACATGATAAACCACGAGACGGGCTTTTCCAGTGCATCGATGATGTGGTCATCAAATTCGACCCGCGTCTTGGTGGTCAGCGCGCGGATACGCCGGAAAATGAATGCCGCGATGATGTTGCGGAAAATCACGGCGAAGAGCAGGACGATGAAGCTCACCGTCAGCTGCCCGGTGGTAAAGCCGAAGATCGAGACATTCCAGTAGCCACCCTCCAGGACAAACGGGGCGTGGATGTGGTCGAGCTTCTCCTTGGGGTCTTCTTTCTTCTTGGCGGTCTGTGCGTTCTGGCCCTGAGCGTTGCTTTCCGCATTAAGGGTTTCGGCGGTTGTAATCGCCGCTGCGGTAGCGCTGTTGGCGGTGCTCTCGTCCTCCCCGGTCTGCGGGGTGCCGGTGTCAGCTGCGCTGCTGTTGCCCTGCACGGTGGCCGGGGCCTGCTGGCTGGCTGTTTGGGGCTGCTCGGCGGCATCCTGCGCCGGGAGCTGCGCGGGGAGGGCCGTAAGAAGCAGACAGGTGCACAGGGCAGTCAGGGCTCGCATAGGCCAAACGTATAGCAGAGCGCTTCGGGACCAAAAGAAAAAAAGGCCCCGATCTCCGCCCCGTAAGACTCGCAGGACTTCGTATTAAAAGTTGCACTTCGGCCTAAAGGGGCGAACAATCTCAGGCATTCTCGGCCATGTATCAGGTCAACTTTAGCGAACAAGCCATGCACGAGCTCAATGGACTCGATATCGAGGTCCAGATGCCGCTCATTGAAAAATTCACCAGCCTCACGAATGAGGAGCTGGCTCATCCCAAGGACGAGCTGGGCCACTTTGAGCGCAACGGGCGCACCTACTACCGGCTGCGGGCGGGCGAGTTTCGCATCTATTTCGAGCAGCGGGGCGATACGCTCTACAGCCACTACATCCTGCACCAGCACTCGCTGGCCGACTTCATCTTCCGCTTCAAGCTCCCCTACAAGGAGGAGACTCTGGTCGAGCAGCACCAGTCCTTCTGGAAGTACATCGAAAGCCTCTACAAATGACGGGGAGGCGGCCTGCGTCTCGTCATGAATAACCCGTAATCGGCGTTATTCCACCATCACACTCTCACTATGTCCGATCCGACCAACGAAAAACCGGATAACCTCTGGAAAGACACCGCCGAGGCGGGTCGCATCTATATCCTGCCGAACCTTTTCACGGCGGGTAATCTCTTTTTCGGCTTCCTCGCCATCATCTGGTGTATCCGTGGTAAATACGCCTCCCCCGATGAGGTTCAGTCGGCACGCTTTTTCACCGAGGCAGTCTTTTTCATCCTCGGTGCGGGCTTCTGTGATGCCCTCGACGGGCGGGTGGCCCGCCTCGGCGGGCGCGAATCCCTCTTCGGCAAAGAGTTCGACTCGATCGCCGATGTGGTCTCCTTCGGGATGGCTCCGGCGCTGATGATGTTTTTCCTGATTCTCGACCCAACGAATGGCTACCCCTTCTTCCGCCAGATCGGCTGGCTTATCGGCTTTATTTACCTGCTGTGCGCAGGGGTGCGCCTGGCGCGCTTCAACGTATTGACGAACCCCTACATCCCGCGCGGGGACATCGGTGCCGCAAATGCCCGGGCGGACGATTTCCTGGGCCTGCCCGCGCCCATGGCTGCGGGTACGGTGGCCTCGCTCGTGCTGGTGATTCTGAACTTTGACCTGAAGGCTTTTACGCTGCTGTTGCCGCCGCTCATGCTGCTGATTGCCTGGCTCATGATCAGCCTCATCCCGTACCCGTCGTTTAAGCATGTGGGCTGGCAGACACATATGCAGGCCCGGCACTTCATCGGGTTGATCATTATGGCCGCGCTCATGTTCCAGTTCTGGCGCTTCTCTTTCGCGGTCGGCTTCCTGCTGTATATCTTCTGGGGGCTGGGAAAGAGCATCCAGTACCGCCGCCAGCAAAAGAAAGCTGCCGCTGCCGAAACACCTACCGAGCCGACCAGTCCACACGAAGAGTAGGATCCCCTGCGGCAATGGTTCGGAGGTTGTTGGAGCCCCGTATTGACAGCGAGTGCAACTCGTGGGGTAGGCACGCAGTGCCGTAGGGGCAGCGCCCCTCAATGTTCAGTGCGATTACGCACGGGGCAGCGAACGCAGTGAGCGATGGGGCAGAGCCCCATTGAGATGCGAAGCATCTCGGGTGAAGGGCTATGCCCTTCCGTACCAGTTGTGGAAGGCGATGATTTTGCCCGCCTCGTCAAAGTGCAGGTGCAGGGCGTTGGCCATGTCAAAGGTCGTCGCGTCGCTGTTCTTTCCGGCCACGCGCACAATGCAGGCTACAGCCCGCCCCGGTACGTCCACGACGCGGTCGGTGTAGCTGGCTTCGAAGTGATCGACCAAGTCGAAAAAGCGCCGGTATTCGCCCTCGATGGCAGCAGGAGTCGAGGCGGCTTTGGAGTTCCACGCGCTCGCATCATCCTCCATCCCGTGTACGCGGTAGAGGTGTTCCCCGGCAAAGCAGTCGGCCACGGCCTGGGCGTCGCGGTTATTCACGGCGTGCCCATAGGCATTCAGCAGGGCGTTGGGATCGATGCTCATCCTGCCCTTTTATGCAAAGGCGACGATAAGCGGCAACCGGTTTTTACGGGCGAGCCACCGTGATCAAGAGCCCCCTCACAGAGCGTTCGGCTCAGAGCCGAACGATATCGAGCTCTTCGGCCAGATCGCAGCAGCATTCGGTCATGTGCTCGACGAGCGCGCGTTTTTCGTCTGTGTAGGGGAGTCCGAACTCCAGATAGATGAGCGTGCCCTTATGGAGTTCGAGAAAGCCGTTACCCCGCCCCCATTCCTTCTCGATGGAGCGCCGGCGTTCGCGGTTGAAAAACTCGGCGGTAGACTCGGGGGCATTGCTGCGGATGGAGTACAGGCGATCAAATTCGCTGTCCCCGGTCGGTGTGTACTTCAGCCGTCCGATTTGTCCGAGCTTGGAGAGGACCTTTTGGCGTACGAGCGTGAAGGAAAGGCTTTCGGGGGCGCGGGTGGCGACCCGGATGGCGATGTCCGTCTGGCGTGTGTTGTCGAGCCCGTAGCCCTTGGGGGCGATGGACATCTCGCGCCCGCGGTAGCGCCCGTAGAGGGTAGGGTTGCGCCGGTAGATCCCAAACATCGAGGCCTCGGGGACGGTCAGCTCCAGTCCGAGCTTTTCGGACAGCACGCGCATCTGCGCCTCCAGTTTGTGGAAGTTGCGCAGGTGGGTCACAACGGCTGCGATGCACACAATGATGAATGTGCCGCCAACCACGGCGAGTAGGATCCATTGCATGGCAATGAGCTTTAGCGACCCCGCGCCGCTTGCCAAGCGTGTTCGACCCGTCGGGGAGGATTATTGTGCGTATATCTGCGGGCTTGCGCCGCCCGCACCCGCGGCAGGCAAAGCCTGCACTTTCGATGCTGCGCATCGTGTCATCGATTACTTAAACCAGCGTCGCTGGTTTAAGTAATCGATGAGCAAAGCATCAAAACGGGACCAGCATCATAATACCGGGTGCCAGTTGTCGGGGCAGCGAACGCAGTGAACGATGGGGCGGTAGCCCCATGAAAGCTGCTCCAGCCGGAGTGTCCAGTGCGGTCACGCACCTCTGCACTGGCCGGTGCCGTGGACCTGGTACTTGTAGGTGCACAGTTCGCGCAGGCCCATGGGGCCGCGGGCGTGCAGGCGGTCGGTGGAGATGCCGATCTCCGCGCCCAGCCCGAACTCGTTACCGTCGGTGAAGCGGGTCGAGGCATTGTGGTAGATCGTGGACGAGTCCACCCCGGCAAAGAAGGCCTTGGCGGCGGCTTCGCTGTCGGTGATGATCGCCTCGGAGTGCCCGGAGCCGTACTGGTTGATGTCGGCCACGGCCTCTTCGAGCGTGTCGACCACCTTGATGGAAATAATCGTGTCGAGGTACTCGGTGCGGAAGTCCTCTTCGGTCGCCGGGACGGTCGGGATACCGGTGTCCTTTAAAATCGCGGCAGCTTTTTCCTCCACGCGCAGCTCGACATCCTTTTTGCGCAGGGCGGCGGCGATCTTCGGGAGCAGGGCGGGGGCGGCGTCTTTGTGGATAAAGAGGTTCTCGGCCGCATTACAGACGCTGACGCGCTGGGTCTTGGCGTTGACGGTGACGGAAACGGCCATCTCGGGGTCGGCGTCCTTGTCCACGTAGACTGAGCAGATCCCGTCGTAGTGCTTGATGACGGGGATGCGGCTGTTGTCGGTGATAAAGCGGATGAGCCCCTCGCCGCCGCGGGGGATGATGCAGTGCACGTATTCGTTGAGCTTGAGCAGCTCGTTGAGGGCGTAGCGGTCCGTGGTCGGGATGATCTGCACGGCGTGCTCGGGCAGTTCGCACTTTTTCAGGGTCTGGCTGATGAGCTCGGCCAGGGCCATGTTCGAGTGGATCGCTTCCTTGCCGCCGCGCAGGATGCAGGCGTTACCGCTTTTGAGGCAGAGGACGGCGCAGTCGATGGTGACGTTCGGGCGCGACTCGTAGATGATGCCAATGACGCCGATGGGCACGCGGACCTTGCGGATGTCCAGCCCGTTCGGGCGCAGGGTGCGCTCGATCTCCTCGCCCACGGGGTCGGGGAGGGCGGCGACTTCGCGGACCTCGTCAGCCATGGATTTGATACGCTCGGAGGTAAAGGTCAGCCGTTCAATCATCGGCGTGGGCAGCTCCAGAGCGCGTGCCGTGGCCAGGTCGCGGGCATTCTCGGTCATGAGCATGACCTCGTTTTGCTCGATCAGGTCGGCCAGGGTGTTGAGGGCACGGTTTTTCTGCTCGCTGGTGAGCATGGCGGTCTGCAGGGCCGCCTGTCGGGCCTGCCGGGCGATGCCTTCTACCAGTTCGTGGATGCTGTCCTTCTCCTTCATGGGTGCGCTTAAATAAAAGCATCTAATGTACGCCCGCTCCGCCAAAAGGCAACCCCCGGTTGCGAAGCGCCGGGACGCCACGGGAGAGATGCGTGGGCGGGCCCACCATTTGCGGTTGTCAACGGCAGGCGGACCGCTTGAGGTGTTGGCATGAAATCCCGGCCCATCCCCGGCTCGACCGGCGAAGTCCTCACCTGCCTGCCCTCACCGTACGAGGCACACCCGGCCACCGGCCTGCTCTACCTGCCGCGCTTTATCGCGAAAATCCGCTACACGCGCGACCACGGCGAGCTGCCCAAGAGCTACCGCAAGAACTACAAGCGCGGGCTCGACCGCTTCCTGTGCCAACATCTTGGGGTGGAGCCCGCAGACGTGGAGGAGGCCATCGCCGGGGCCTCCGATGAGGCCGACGCCGAGACGCGCCTGCTGGCGGTCCTCCCGGCGGATGCGCGTGCGCCAGTCTGGAACCGCGACCTCGTCCAGAAGGGCATGACCGAGGCTGGCCGTGAGTTTCTGGCCGAGGCCCTCGAAAAGATGGGCTGCTCCGACCGTGTGGGGGAGATTAAGTCCGTGCCCGACCTGATCGACTTCGACGAGGGGCGCATCGAGTAAACCGCCGGTTGCGCTTGCGCGGGGGACAGGTGTGGCTTAAATCACCCGCAACGTTTTCCTTTATTGCAACTCCGCACCCCCTTTGGGGTTTATAGCGCCATGTCCCTGTCTGCCAAAAAAGTTACCCTGCTGTCGGTCGCCTGGGGTGTGACCGTTCTCGTCGCCTATTTTGCGGGCTCGTCCCTGACCGAGTCCGAGGCTCCCGCCACGACCGCTAGTCGGTCCGGGCTCTCCTCCTCGGGGAATAACAAAACCTTTCTGGTGACCGAATCTCAGGCCCAGAAAAACGCCGACCTGATCGCCGAGGCCGAGGAAGACGTCGATCTGATGCAGGGCGTTGACGGGCTCACGCTCAATCAGGCGCTCGCCGCCTACCTCGCCAATCCCGGGAGCCGGGCGGCCCGCATGCAGCTCAGCGCGATGATCCAGTCACTCGGGCCGGACGAGATTAACGGCGCTCTGGAGATGATTCAGGAAATGCCTGCCGGCTCTAACCGCGATCGCCTCATGCTCGACCTGATCGGGCAGTGGGCTTCCTACGATCCGCAGGCGGCCATCGCCTATGCTCAGGGGCTCCCGAACATGCAGCTCTCGAGCCGCGCCATGAACGAGGCCCTCCAGGGCTGGGCGCGCGTCAACCCGCAGGAGGCGCTGGCCTGGTGGTCTTCGCCGGACAATGTCGTTTCTTCCCGTATCGGCACCCGTCAGCTTGACTCGATTTTACGCGGCTACGCTGAGCTCGATCCCTTTGGGGCCTTCCAGTACGTGGCAGGTCTGCCCGATGACACCGTCGAGGGGCGCCGCATGCAGAACCGCGCCATCGAGACCGTGGTAGACGCCATGCTCGATCAAGGCCGGCTCGATGATGCGCTGGCCTGGAGCAATCAGCTCCCCGCCGGTGAAGCCCAAACCTCTGCCCTTTCGGAAATCCTGGAGGACTGGACCCGTTTCGACCCCGATGCCGCGGCCCGGTATCTCGACACACTGGCCGACCGTGAGGACTTCAGCCAACTGCGTTCGAGCATGCTCCGCTCGCTGACGCGCACCGATCCCTCCCAGGCGGCCGAGTATATTTCATCCCTCGACACCGCCGACCCGGACACCAGCCGCTTGACCACGATGCTGATCGCCGAGTGGGGCCGCTACGACATTGGCGCTGCCGCCGAGTGGCTCAACAGCCTGCCTGCCTCAGAATCGACCGACCGCGCGGTGGCGGTGTTTACCTTCCAGGCCGCTTCCGAAGACCCTGCCGGGGCCATGACCTGGGCCGAGTCCATCACCGACGATCGCATGAAGTCTCGCCTGATGGAGCGCGTGGCCCGCGAGTGGAAGGCGCAGGATCCCGAGGCGTTTGACGCGTATCTGAACGAAGCGGAAATCTCCGACGAGGAGAGGACCAAACTTCAAAACGTCGAGGCCAGCAGCAGCCAGGGACGCGGCTTTTGGGGCCACTGGCGCCGCTAGGGGATCAGGCGGTCGCCTGAGCCCGTTCTTTAGCGGGCCATATCCTGTACCTGCCGGGGGCTCAGGCCCCGCTCACGCAGTGTCCGCAGGCTGAGGGCATCGGAGCGCTTGGCCAGACGCTTGCCCTGCTCATCGCGTATCAGTGGACAGTGGGCGAAGCGGGGAGTCAGCTCGGCACCCAGCACCCGGTAAATGAGCAGCTGGCGGGCGGTGGATTTGATCAGGTCGGCACCCCTTACGACCTCGGTAATGGCCATCGCAAGATCGTCCACGACGACGGACAGCTCGTAGGCGGGGACGCCGTCCCGCCGCCAGATGAGGAAGTCCCCGAAATTCTGGCCGGCGGTGAAGCTCTGCTTCCCGGCCAGCTCATCCTCGAAGCTTATCCTCTCGCCATCAGGGACGCGAAAGCGCCAGTTAACCTCGCCGGGTTCTTGGGCGTCTTGCCCGGTGCCGGGGGCTGGGCGCCACTCAGGTGGATAAAGCGGCTCGGCCTCTTCGTCTTCTTCGTGAGGGGCGGCCACGCGTTCACGCAGTTCCCGGCGGGAGCGTGTGCACGGGTAGATGACACCGGCGTCGCGAAGCTTTGCCCAGGCTTCTAAATAGTACGGTTGGCGTTCGCTCTGATTGTAGGGACCGCAGGGGCCGCCACAGTCCGGCCCTTCGCTCCAGCGCAGTCCGAGCCATCGGAGATCATCCAGCGCGTCCTGCGCATACTCGGGACGGCACCGCTGCGGGTCGAGATCCTCATTGCGAAAGATGAGTGTGCCGTCCGCCGCCTGACAGCGCTCCTGTGCCCGTAGAAATGTAGCCGCGTGGCC
This genomic interval from Ruficoccus sp. ZRK36 contains the following:
- a CDS encoding diphosphate--fructose-6-phosphate 1-phosphotransferase; protein product: MSEELTGNILIIQDGEPTATVNSTLAGAVTEALNHGCIEEIYGGLNGLRGLMNEEIIDLAEESQQVIRGLRVTPGAALGVSRGAVRRPEEFERILTVLEAHNICFLLIIGDRETIEAGARLSEMAEAKGSSLRVIGMPKSLTNELSVTDHCPGYGSVAKLIATTVKELAVDAASQGNHDLVSILEVGGGHTGWLAAASSLAKRRNEPSDPPHLILMPEVAFSPETFVEQVSQILKTHSYCQIVVGEGLVDSDGNYLATSIPAEMASLPTITSPLVFLRTLLEQHLSIKVQGAQLGSTQRCGSHAASLTDSNEAFLSGQSAVTAAVGGETGKMVTLSRGDTDTYSCETGLASLADIADSSKTFPANWINEDGISISYQFYKYASPLMVGEVTVPFENGTPQFVALVANRVDKRLEAYSMA
- a CDS encoding rhomboid family intramembrane serine protease, giving the protein MTFLDRLERRFGGLAIKNLTLILIMGQLAVFGLTSMGVLSTQQLTLIPAYVLQGEVWRLLTYLFIPPATGMIFLIIAWYVFFMLGRALEETWGDFRYNLFILVGTLATAVASFAAPGQETGNAFLAGSVFLAFAFLYPNFEFLLFFILPVKVKWLAALTWGMYAFQFIAGPGSTRLMVLAATANFFLFFGPSMLRRGKAIKRRQAFEHKQRVEAEKPFHLCCICGATDKTKPDDQFYYKDGRGYCEKHTGLMDKPEAEQLAAAGGQFQSE
- a CDS encoding DUF5069 domain-containing protein, with the protein product MKSRPIPGSTGEVLTCLPSPYEAHPATGLLYLPRFIAKIRYTRDHGELPKSYRKNYKRGLDRFLCQHLGVEPADVEEAIAGASDEADAETRLLAVLPADARAPVWNRDLVQKGMTEAGREFLAEALEKMGCSDRVGEIKSVPDLIDFDEGRIE
- a CDS encoding mechanosensitive ion channel family protein; its protein translation is MRALTALCTCLLLTALPAQLPAQDAAEQPQTASQQAPATVQGNSSAADTGTPQTGEDESTANSATAAAITTAETLNAESNAQGQNAQTAKKKEDPKEKLDHIHAPFVLEGGYWNVSIFGFTTGQLTVSFIVLLFAVIFRNIIAAFIFRRIRALTTKTRVEFDDHIIDALEKPVSWFIMCIGIYVSLAILPLDTTIALLIQNMFHGGTMLLIVWAMLRLTDVFANVLGSRIKDKKSALFGFIPLLRKTTKAFILCVGALMIIDNMGYNVAGIFATLGIGGAAIALASKDTVANFFGSLMIVLDRPFKVGDWIIVGDKVDGDVESIGLRSTKVRTWPKTVMSIPNSILANEYINNWSRMPKRRVKQYVGVTYETSADDMEAIVEDIRQILREDEGVDQDFILVNFTDFGDSSLDILVYYFTKSTAWLVHMDARQRINCKIMRAIKARGLSVAFPTRSLYLEGEIARKMAGMNNTDPDGRLPGDFGPNAPQ
- a CDS encoding glutamate-5-semialdehyde dehydrogenase, with protein sequence MKEKDSIHELVEGIARQARQAALQTAMLTSEQKNRALNTLADLIEQNEVMLMTENARDLATARALELPTPMIERLTFTSERIKSMADEVREVAALPDPVGEEIERTLRPNGLDIRKVRVPIGVIGIIYESRPNVTIDCAVLCLKSGNACILRGGKEAIHSNMALAELISQTLKKCELPEHAVQIIPTTDRYALNELLKLNEYVHCIIPRGGEGLIRFITDNSRIPVIKHYDGICSVYVDKDADPEMAVSVTVNAKTQRVSVCNAAENLFIHKDAAPALLPKIAAALRKKDVELRVEEKAAAILKDTGIPTVPATEEDFRTEYLDTIISIKVVDTLEEAVADINQYGSGHSEAIITDSEAAAKAFFAGVDSSTIYHNASTRFTDGNEFGLGAEIGISTDRLHARGPMGLRELCTYKYQVHGTGQCRGA
- the pssA gene encoding CDP-diacylglycerol--serine O-phosphatidyltransferase translates to MSDPTNEKPDNLWKDTAEAGRIYILPNLFTAGNLFFGFLAIIWCIRGKYASPDEVQSARFFTEAVFFILGAGFCDALDGRVARLGGRESLFGKEFDSIADVVSFGMAPALMMFFLILDPTNGYPFFRQIGWLIGFIYLLCAGVRLARFNVLTNPYIPRGDIGAANARADDFLGLPAPMAAGTVASLVLVILNFDLKAFTLLLPPLMLLIAWLMISLIPYPSFKHVGWQTHMQARHFIGLIIMAALMFQFWRFSFAVGFLLYIFWGLGKSIQYRRQQKKAAAAETPTEPTSPHEE
- the gluQRS gene encoding tRNA glutamyl-Q(34) synthetase GluQRS, with translation MLKTAGDRPYRGRLAPTPTGRLHLGHAATFLRAQERCQAADGTLIFRNEDLDPQRCRPEYAQDALDDLRWLGLRWSEGPDCGGPCGPYNQSERQPYYLEAWAKLRDAGVIYPCTRSRRELRERVAAPHEEDEEAEPLYPPEWRPAPGTGQDAQEPGEVNWRFRVPDGERISFEDELAGKQSFTAGQNFGDFLIWRRDGVPAYELSVVVDDLAMAITEVVRGADLIKSTARQLLIYRVLGAELTPRFAHCPLIRDEQGKRLAKRSDALSLRTLRERGLSPRQVQDMAR
- a CDS encoding cytotoxic translational repressor of toxin-antitoxin stability system; this translates as MYQVNFSEQAMHELNGLDIEVQMPLIEKFTSLTNEELAHPKDELGHFERNGRTYYRLRAGEFRIYFEQRGDTLYSHYILHQHSLADFIFRFKLPYKEETLVEQHQSFWKYIESLYK
- a CDS encoding Na/Pi symporter, whose product is MEEGLFFIIGYILAGLGLFFVGIQIIDQHLKRLTGCRLHAIFLRLTATRWRAAWWGFWIGAVTQTAAAITFLTISVVSSGLMKRQRAISLLNWSNPGTCLLIFFLVLPLNLFIAYLVGIAGILYAFQVPRRGRDLLGFLFGMGLLFTGLFTLQDYGEDFQNFVWFRHIMEATAGQYLLVFAAGCALTVIAQSGNAVILVTIVLAQAGLMGRLEALMAIYGVNLGASLITHLLTLRLKGTPKQMAMFQVYYGWIGTLILVPLFFIEVWGGVPLVAAFLDRFSTSLSTEMAVANLLYCVLTTLVIMPLEGPLSRWLNRAYPPPVDEDASRPKFLYPRCEAQPETCLDLIEMEQTRLGEQLGRYLRLDPHSNFLSEEARAIHESCQSLRGTIEHYLQLLVHQSLATDTVHRVGILNERLDVYGALEAEFYKTLPRAKVLARRRDTSGGRLYEGFEAAALTVLDAVESRSADDIALALLITEDGSDTLSRLRQGVVETTREVAPREQAELLQLVAGVERLIWLSNSLVRSLEHAATRPVLKADAG